The following nucleotide sequence is from Burkholderia gladioli.
GACGCTCGACGGCAATGCGCCGCTGGTGATCGGCCATCGCGGCCTGCCGGGCCTATATCCCGAGGAAACGCAGGTGTCCTACGAAGCGGCCGCCGATGCCGGCGCCGATTCGCTCGAGGAAGACCTGCACCTGAGCCGCGACTGCGTGCTGGTGGTGCGCCACAACCCCTGGCTCAGCGACAACACCAACGTCGCCGACGTCGCCAAGACCAATGCCGACGTCGCCTCGCGCAAGCGCACCGTGCCCGGCGTGCGCGTGCCGGTGAAGTGGACCACCACGGCCACCACCGGCCCCTCGACCTACCTGTCCGACCTGACCAACCCGGCGGACCCGAAGTCGGTGCTGAAGTCGCTGATCGTCGACGGCGAGGACCACACCAACGACTGGTCGATCACCGACTTCACGGTGGCCGAGCTCAAGCAGTGGATCCGCGGCACCACCTACGACGCCAAGGACGTGCGTCCCACCGCGCTGAACGGCCAGTTCCCGATCCTGACCATGCAGGAGGTGTACGACATCGCGCGCGCGAAGTCGGCCGTCACCGGCAAGCCGTTCACGATCTACCCGGAATCGAAGAACCCCTACTGGAACAACCAGCAGGCGATCGCCAACGGCTGCGGCACAGGCACCCATCCGTTCGAGGACGCGATCGTCAAGTTCCTCAACGACAACAACCTGAACACGCGCACCGCGCCGGTGTTCGTGCAGAGCTTCGACCCGGCCAGCCTGAAATACATGCGCGCGCGCGGCGTGCAATCGCGCATGGTGCAGCTGATCGACGGCAACGGCGTCAACTACCAGACCGGCGAGATGATCTACCAGACCAACGATGACTACGCCTTCGTCGACGGCCGCCCCTACAGCTGGACCATCAACGGCGATTCGCGCTGGTTCGGCGACCTGCTGACGCCGGCCGG
It contains:
- a CDS encoding glycerophosphodiester phosphodiesterase family protein; protein product: MTFSRTGISCLLLALVGSVALTACGGDDDPATPPPARTPTALKTLDGNAPLVIGHRGLPGLYPEETQVSYEAAADAGADSLEEDLHLSRDCVLVVRHNPWLSDNTNVADVAKTNADVASRKRTVPGVRVPVKWTTTATTGPSTYLSDLTNPADPKSVLKSLIVDGEDHTNDWSITDFTVAELKQWIRGTTYDAKDVRPTALNGQFPILTMQEVYDIARAKSAVTGKPFTIYPESKNPYWNNQQAIANGCGTGTHPFEDAIVKFLNDNNLNTRTAPVFVQSFDPASLKYMRARGVQSRMVQLIDGNGVNYQTGEMIYQTNDDYAFVDGRPYSWTINGDSRWFGDLLTPAGLADIKTYADGIGPWKPQVFAWKATPWKDKNADGTPYAGSLADVNSVEPTSLIADAHKAGLFVHSYTFRNEARYLPGKYKGDPVGEYLDAYRAGIDGVFSDFTNTAVAARAQYLKETGR